One genomic window of Trichomycterus rosablanca isolate fTriRos1 chromosome 1, fTriRos1.hap1, whole genome shotgun sequence includes the following:
- the LOC134324119 gene encoding histone H2A-like has translation MSGRGKTGGKARAKAKTRSSRAGLQFPVGRVHRLLRKGHYAERVGAGAPVYLAAVLEYLTAEILELAGNAARDNKKSRIIPRHLQLAVRNDEELNRLLGGVTIAQGGVLPNIQAVLLPKKTEKAAKAK, from the coding sequence ATGAGTGGACGAGGCAAGACCGGTGGTAAGGCTAGAGCTAAGGCCAAGACTCGTTCATCCCGTGCCGGCCTTCAGTTCCCCGTGGGCCGTGTTCACAGACTGCTACGTAAAGGCCATTACGCCGAGcgtgtgggagctggtgctcctgtctacttggctgccgtgctggagtatctgaccgctgagatcctcgagttggctggtaacgccgctagagataacaagaagtctcgtatcatccctcgtcatctgcagttggccgtgcgtaacgacgaggagttgaacagactgcttggaggtgtaaccatcgctcagggcggtgtgctgcccaacatccaggctgttctgtTGCCCAAGAAGACCGAGAAAGCAGCCAAGGCCAAGTAA
- the LOC134324125 gene encoding histone H1-like produces the protein MAEVAPAPASSAPAKAPKKKTAAKPKKAGPSVGELIVKAVSASKEKSGVSLAALKKALSAGGYDVEKNNSRVKLAVKSLVTKGTLVQTKGTGASGSFKLNKKQTEAKKPAAKKAAAPKVKKTAAKKPKKVAAKKSTAAAKKSPKKPAAAAKKATKSPKKPATPKKAAKSPKKAKAAKPKTAKPKAAKAKKAAPKKK, from the coding sequence aTGGCAGAAGTAGCTCCAGCGCCGGCCAGCTCGGCCCCCGCCAAGGCTCCCAAAAAGAAGACCGCGGCCAAACCCAAGAAAGCGGGCCCCAGCGTCGGCGAGCTGATCGTCAAAGCTGTTTCCGCTTCCAAGGAGAAGAGCGGCGTGTCCCTGGCcgccctgaagaaagctctgtctgcaggtggatacgacgtggagaagaacaactcccgcgtcaaactcgccgtcaaaagcctggtgaccaagggcaccctggtgcagaccaagggcaccggcgcctcaggctctttcaagctcaacaagaagcagaccgaggcgAAGAAGCCCGCGGCCAAAAAAGCCGCCGCTCCTAAAGTGAAAAAGACCGCCGCAAAGAAGCCCAAGAAGGTAGCAGCCAAGAAGTCCACTGCTGCCGCTAAGAAGTCCCCCAAGAAGCCCGCTGCGGCCGCGAAGAAAGCCACCAAGAGCCCTAAGAAGCCGGCGACCCCCAAGAAGGCAGCCAAGAGTCCTAAAAAAGCCAAGGCAGCCAAACCCAAGACCGCTAAGCCCAAAGCGGCCAAGGCCAAAAAAGCTGCCCCCAAGAAGAAGTAA